DNA sequence from the Candidatus Auribacterota bacterium genome:
GCCAGGCATAGGCCATGAGGAGCTCCATGGCCCGGGGGCTCGCCTGTTTGATTTTTCTGCCGACCTGTTTCGCCTGCTCTTCGAGAAAGTGTGCGACCATCCTGGGGATGTCTTCTCGTATCTCGCGCAGCGGTGGGGCGTGTATTTCGATTACCTTGAGGCGGTAGTAGAGATCTTCGCGAAAGCGTCCACGCGTGATGGCGCTCTCGAGATCCTCGTTCGTCGCGGCGATGATACGCACGTCAACCCTGACTGTCTCTGACCCCCCCAGCCGTTCGAAGTCCCTGCTCTCCAGGACGCGCAGCAGCTTGAGCTGGGCCTCGGGGGATATGCTCCCGACCTCGTCCAGAAATACGGTGCCTTTGTCCGCCTGTTCAAAGCGGCCGATCCGGCGTTTCGAAGCGCCGGTGAAGGCCCCCTGCTCGTGCCCGAAGAGCTCACTCTCGATGAGCGTTTCGCTGTAGAGGGTGCAGTTGACGCAGGTGAACGGTTTGCGCCGCCGCGGTGAGTTGTAGTGTATGGTCCTGGCGATGAGCTCCTTCCCCGTCCCGCTCTCGCCGCGGATGAGAACGGTGGAATCGGCGGTGGTGACCTTCCGGATAATCCCCATGAGCTGTTTCATCGGCGGGCTGTCGCCGATGAGGTGGTGTTCCAGGCGGAGCTGCTCGATGATCTGAGCGTTGTCCCGCTCGAGTTCCGTGTGCAGGCGCGCATTCTCGATCGCGAGCGCGGCGTGGTTGGCGAGGGCGGTGAGGAGGGCGATATCAGTGGCGTCAAAGCGCTCGTCGTCTTTTTTGTTGATCGCCTCTACCGCGCCGATGAGCCTGCCGCGGCTCATGATGGGCACGCAGAGGATCGAGCGGGTGGAAAAGCCGAGTTCCCTGGAGATATCCTGGGACCATTGCGAGTCCGAGGCGACGTCGTGGGCGATGTACGGTTTCCTGTTCTTGATCACCCAGCCCACGATTCCCTTGTCCGCGTCCAGAGTAAAACACATGATCTCCTTTGCCTTCTCCCCCGCGCTCGCCTTAAAGAAGAGGCGCTCACCCCTCTCATCAATGAGGATCAGCGAGCTCGCCTCGGTGTGGAGGAGTTTGTTGGTGAGCTCCATGAGGGAGTCCAGCACCTTGTGGGCTTCGAGCGTTGAGTTGAGCAGGGAGCTCGCTCGGAGCAGATCCGCGAGGTGCTCCTTGCCGAGGAGGTTGAGATGGGCGCGATCCCGCTCAGGTACCATAGCGTCATGACTATATCACAGCGAGCGTCTAAAATCAATCCGGGATGCGTGGGCGCAGTCCCTGGGGGCTATGGTATTTCCATATTGTAGTAGCTCACTGCCTCAATCGTTAAGCTTTACACCTTACACTTGTCACTCTTCACTCTCCACTGTTGTATAGTGTAGCAATCCGGTGCCTGAATGGACCAATATGGAGCACGCGAAAATTGCTTTTAAAATATGGACCTGTAGGGTGGCATCAGCAATACAATGCGATACCTTGCTGCGGAGGACGATGCGAAAATCGCAGTCGTTGCGACTTTTTTGTGCGCATGGCATCCAACTTGCTTGTTTGTAGTGTAGGTAGAGCGATGACAAGAGGATGCGGACGGGCTCTTAAGGGTTTCATGGCATATGAAGGGCGGGTGGTCTGGATGAAGCGGGAAGCGCATGCGCCGGATAATTTCTCGAAGCAGGAAATCTTCTCGTCACTGGACAGTCTCCTGGAGGCGGGTCCGTTGAATTTATGCGGGATCACATTGGAGATGCCGGTTGCATTCCACATCACCCACGAGAGGGCGAGGGAGCTGTTCAGGGAGTGGGCTGAAACAGTGACGGGACGCTATCGAAAAATAGTGGATTTGGATGGGAATGTCCTCTTCAAGTTGAAAGGCGCCACGGACAGCGGTGAGGCAAAAGAAGCGCACGGGATTGGCGCAATGACAGGCGCAAGGGCAGGGGCGGGCAGCAGCTAAAGATTATATATACGGAGCGGTATTTAGGGTATACTGCGAGGGACGGGGTTCGTAATTCATCACCGTGGCCGCCCGGCGGTTTTGAAATGGAGTTACTTTTGACATGCATCGGCACCGAGGGTTGGCTATTATTGTCTGGGGGGCGGTTGGGCTATTCCTGCTCAGTGGCCAGGATGGCACTCATGTGTCAGCCCAGCCCCAGTGTGATTCCAGGACTCCCGCTCCTGGAGCGGCTGAGGCAGGCCCGTTAATCGCCACCGGCAGGGGGCGCCGGCCCTGGCGGAGCGCGTCGAAGGCGCAGGTGAGGCTTATGGCCAAGCGGGCGGCGATGGTGGAGGCATATAAGAACATGGCGGGCATGCTCGGCATGTCGGATGGCGGGCCGAGAGAGGGAACGGGCAGCGAACATGTTGAGGGATTCATCAGGGGGGCCCGGCTCAAGGAAACTCGCTACTATGCGAACGGCGATGTCGAGGTTGATCTTGAGATGACGATCCCTGCAGGCGGTGTGCGCGAGGGATCTTCTGAATCGGCGGCAGGTAGGGCAAAGGGGAAAGATAGGGAGTTGCTCTTCGTTGAGAAAGGGGGTGGGACGATCGGCGAATCCGAATGGCGGGAGATTTTAGGCAAGGTCCGAGCTCCCGGGCATTGAGTGCCATTCGCGGTGAGGGGGTTGAGCGGTTGCGCGGAGCGCGTGCAAAAGCTCACAGGAGCTCACGCGATCCGCACGCGACACGCTGCATGGGTTTGGAGAGATGGGGACAAGAGGCGCTTGATCATTCACGGCATTTTCGTACAAGATAGAGGAAAGGAGGATCGACATGGAGAGGAAAGTGATGTTCTGGACGCTGTTCCTGATAGGTCTCATCGGTTTGTCTGGATCAGTGATGGCGCAGGGGCCGCTCTCACCCGGCCAGGAAAAGCTTATGGCCAAGAGGGCGGCGCAGGCAGACGGCTACCGCAAGCTCATGGAGGAGATCAAGGGCCTGCACATTGACTCCCAGACATACGTCAGGGACTATATCGCCGAGAGCGATCAGATCGCCACGGCATTCAGCGACTACATGAAGGGGATGAAGCTCGATGGCCCGCCGCGGTATATGCCTGACGGCACCTGCGAAGTTGATGTGAAGGTGACCCTGCAGCAGATCATGCAGTGCATCAAGAGGATCAACCTGGACTATCCCGATCCGAAGAGGACCAGGACGAGTGTCGACCAGATGGGTCAGTACACGAAGAAGAGCGTCTTCACCGTAACGGGCGTCGGCTTGCCCCCGGGGCAGAAAGCCGAGTCTGCCGCCCCCAAAGG
Encoded proteins:
- a CDS encoding sigma 54-interacting transcriptional regulator, with the translated sequence MVPERDRAHLNLLGKEHLADLLRASSLLNSTLEAHKVLDSLMELTNKLLHTEASSLILIDERGERLFFKASAGEKAKEIMCFTLDADKGIVGWVIKNRKPYIAHDVASDSQWSQDISRELGFSTRSILCVPIMSRGRLIGAVEAINKKDDERFDATDIALLTALANHAALAIENARLHTELERDNAQIIEQLRLEHHLIGDSPPMKQLMGIIRKVTTADSTVLIRGESGTGKELIARTIHYNSPRRRKPFTCVNCTLYSETLIESELFGHEQGAFTGASKRRIGRFEQADKGTVFLDEVGSISPEAQLKLLRVLESRDFERLGGSETVRVDVRIIAATNEDLESAITRGRFREDLYYRLKVIEIHAPPLREIREDIPRMVAHFLEEQAKQVGRKIKQASPRAMELLMAYAWPGNVRELKNTIERALVLGSGDILLPEHLPAEIKTYTPEKKGGVTLEDAERDRIVQILERTHWNKSMAAKMLGISRNRLDRKIKSYKIVRNL